The sequence AGCACCATGGATGAAGCGCCAATCGTCTATAAACCGAAAGAAGAAATCATCGATAAAATTGCCGATACTGTTACGATTGAAAAACTAATCAAGCCTGTATATAATTATAAAGCTAATTAAGAAAATATACGTTACGGTTTTTATTTAAGACTTTTCTTCCGAGTTGATAAATTATTATGACGCCGCTTAGGTCGATCAATAGTTCATATAAAAAGACCAGCCATTCATTTAAAACTACTTGGGCTGATCTTTTTTACGTTGTCTAAAAATTTATATATGATTCAGCATGGCAATAAACTTTTTTGAAAATTAGCTACGTCTAGCCTAAACGCTTCATGCTGCTAGCAAAGTTAAACCCTCTTCCTACGATAGTCAACATCGGCTCGAATCTAAAGGGAGGCCAACTAAAGCAGGCTTTTCGCTCAGGTGTCGGCATAACCCCTGTTTTAGAGCATGTTTTCTTTATCTTTAATGTGAGGAACCGTATTTCTGTCATTTGAAAAATCCGCTTACTATTTTACGAACTTGATGAGAGAGGAAAGGCTCCTAAATTCCCGATTCGTTTGAAAATTACAGGACAAGAAAAGCTACGTCAGCGATACATCGTACGCAGAAAAGTGATTTCCTTTTGGATGGAGAAAAGCACTTATTGAATGAAGTTTCACTCTATCCCGTCAGAAGTTCTGCCGTTTGTACGTCACCCGAGCGCTTCTAGCTTTTGTTATGTTAAGAAGCGTAGAAGTTGATGTTACATCGTAAACATGTTGATTCTTGGTAGATGTACAACCAGTGTCCTTGCCAAGCTCTAACATAGGTCAATTATTACTAGCTTTCTTTAAGTATTCGTTTAGTTCATATCGATGGTATTATGCTTTTTATTATACTGCATAATAAAATATGCTAATGTTACAAGACCGTATATGCCTTCTAAGTGATTCTTGCTTGTAAATGCATTTCCTTCTGATTTGGAATTTCTAACTTGCATGATAGCATTTGTCATCGATGCTGAGATTGAATTTGCAGCACGGGTCGCATCTCCTACCATATGGAAAATAGGCGTTAATTCCTTTACTTGTTTGTTGACTTCATGAAGTGTCTTATTTCCCATATGAAGTGTATCTTTCACTTGGTCTGTAAGTTCTTCTACTTGCTCAGGGAGTTTACTTGTCGTATTTTGTAGGTTCCGTAACACCCCTGCTAATTTTAAAAGTGGTTTAATTAATAAAATCACAAGTACAAATAGAGCAATACCAATAATTGTAACTCCTATTCCTAACCAATCCATTCGCTAAAAAGCTCCTTTCTTCAAGCTTGGTAAAAATTCTTTGCTTCTCACTAAAACCGGATTACAAAAGTTCTAAAATGGTTGCCTATTGCCTATGAAGTAACGCTTTTTTACAAACATTTTCTTTACTCCATTTGCAACGTTTCGAACGGGGAAGGACATTTTAATCATATCACGGATGTTTAAGTACGTCGTAAATGTAGCTTAGATTTACTGTTCAAAAAATACTTCTCGCACATATTTATCCCCTAATTTTGCTTAATCATACTCTTAATATCATTCTAAAGGGTGGCGCTAAACAGTCGTTTTAACTAGCCAACCATAAACTTCCTTTCACCACTAGAAGCTCAATAATCGAAGGTGAATTGCCCTGAATCGTCATTTATCCCGTTTTTCCGATGAATCGAATTACTTTTTACGCATTGTTTAATGGTAAAGGGCAATTTTAGTACTGAATTTATGGAATGCTGTCGTTTTTAATAACCTTAAGCGCTGTATAACAGTTAATGACCTTAACAAAAACAAGATATGTATCTCGTTAATATACCACGAAATAATGAAAAGTAAACAAGCAGTAAACTGTTTATTGACATATTTTCATTGCCTGTCCCATAAACTAGAACACGATAATTAAAAGGGGACGAGACTATGAAACGAGGTTACCAAATTATTATTTGGATAGCGGGAGCAATTTTATTAGTATATCTCATATGGCTGCCAATAAGGGAAAATCAGGCGAGTACGTCAGGATCTTCTTTTTCATTACCTTTATCGGGAAAAACGATTGTCATTGATCCGGGGCATGGTGGTCCAGATGGAGGTGCGGTAGGCAAAGACAATACACAGGAAAAGGATATTTCGCTAAAGGTTTCTAAAATGCTACAGAAGTATTTACAACAGGTAGGTGCACTTGTTTACTTGACGCGGGAAACGGATAAAGACTTAGCTTCAAGTGAAACAAAAGGCTTTTCAAAACGCAAATCGGAGGATATCCGAAATCGCTTGGCTTTTATTCATGAAAAAGAAGCGGATTTTTTTATAACCTTACATTTAAATGCGTTACCGTCACCGAAGTGGAGGGGAGCACAAACATTTTACAACCCCCGTAAGGATGAAAATAGACATTTAGCTAAGATGATACAGGCGGAATTAATTCGTAATTTAGAAAATACCAACCGGACAGCATTAGCTATTAATAATGTTTATTTATTAAAGCATGCAGAAGTGCCAGGGGCTTTAGTTGAAATAGGGTTTTTATCAAATGAATCTGAGCGCGAGCTGTTAAAAGATGAAAATTATCAGCAAAAAGTAGCGGCAAGCGTGTACAAAGGGATTTTACGCTACGCAACGGAAGACGTAGAAAATGAAGAAACGAAGAATTAAGAAATGTATAGTTTATAGTAACTTATGCTGCATTAAGGTCCCCGTCTTCGAGAGAAAAAGTTAACGGTACTTCATGCATATCCGATCGGAACAACAGGAAAGGAAAACTACTTGAATAAGCATGTATTAAGAAAAAGTATTTCAAGCATCATCAAGAACATATTGACAGCGGTATATCGATTTTTCAAAAGCTACCCGAGATCATCACCTTTTTTGTCAGTAGCTGTTGTCTAGCTTATGTGATTGAGCGACTAGTAAACTTAAATCTTTTCCCACTACGATAAAAATCGGCTTGAATCTAAAGGAAGGCCGACTAAAAGCGGCTTGCTGCTCAGGCGTCGGCATACCCCTGTTTTAGTGGCATGTTTCCTTCATCCCGAATGTAAGAATCTGTATTTTTCTCGTTTTAAAATTTGCTAATGATTTTGTGTCATGTTGAGAAAAACGGCACCTAAATTTCCGATTGGTTCAGATGTCTTAGGTCATACCTTTACGGTACTAACTTTTCTTGGGAAAAGCTTCCAAGAAATGAATGTCACTTTATCTTGACAGAAACTCTCCAGTTTGTACATCGCACCGAGTGCTGCTTTTGTTCTATTTCTCATCAGTAGGAATTCTAGGAAAAGTCCCGTTTAAAGAGTTTCATTTTTCAGTTACTTGGCCCTATTTGAACACATATAAGTAAGTAAACATTTTAAAGCAGGGAATCATTATACCAGAGGTTTAGTGGTATCCTAGTTTCTTTCATTTAAAAGAATTTTATGGTGATAATGGAGCAAACTCATAAACTGCTGGATGATTTATCCCGCATGTAAGGTGTCGTAAAACTCCCACATCAAGACCTGAGTTGATACAAAAGGGTCTAAGTGGGAGAAAACGACACCTAAATGCCCGATTCGTTCAACTAACATTCAGTAGGAGATGAAAGAAAACTCCTATTGAATGAAGTTTCACTTTATTTTATGTTATACTGACGTTGTATGCATTTACAAAGGGATGGTGATTCGAATGCTAACTAAAGAAGAAGTAATCCAACTGCTTAACCCTGTTAAGGATCCGTTTTTACATATAACGTTTGAAGAAACGAAAGGCGTAAAAGAAGTAACCATAAGGGAAGAGAAAAAACATGTCAGTGTTAAGCTTGCCATTGCTAAGACCAATACTGCTGAACAGATGCAGCTTCAGCAGGAAGTTGTTGGAATTCTAAAAAGAAATGGTGCTTCAACAGTAGGTTTACGGTTTGAACAGTTGCCGGAAGAAATTATTCGGAAGTATCAGCCTGTTGCTGATCAAAAGCAAGAGGCTGCTCTAATGGGGGGGGACACCAAAACGAAATTTATTGCCGTCTCCAGTGGAAAAGGCGGTGTCGGAAAATCCACTGTAACTGTTAATTTAGCCGTTTCTTTAATGCGTTTAGGGAAAAAGGTCGGAATAATTGATGCCGATATTTATGGGTTTAGTGTACCTGATATGATGGGAATAGAAGAACGTCCTAAAGTGCGTGGAGAGAAAATCATACCAGTTGAACGATTTGGAGTAAAAGTGATTTCTATGGGCTTTTTTGTAGAGGACAATTCGCCGATTATTTGGCGTGGTCCAATGCTCGGCAAAATGCTAAATAGTTTTTTTAAAGAAGTAGAGTGGGGAGACTTGGACTACTTATTACTTGATTTGCCACCAGGAACTGGAGATATTGCCATGGATGTACATGAATTACTTCCATCTTGTAAGGAGGTAATTGTAACAACACCACATCCTACCGCGGCATTTGTTGCAGCTCGTGCTGGGCAGATGGCGTTAAAAACAAATCATGAAATATTAGGTGTAGTTGAAAACATGGCTTATTTTGAGAGTGAACTTACTGGACAGAAGGAGTATGTATTTGGTCGCGGAGGTGGAAAAAAGCTCGCGGAAGTATTGAAAACAAAGGTACTTGGTCAATTACCGCTACAACAGCCGTATGAAGAAGAGGATGTATTTGCACCATCTGTGTATCAACAGGATCATCCAATTGGACAAGCTTACCATAAAATTGCCGCTAGAATCGTTGCCCAATTAGAGGAATAAATAAAAGGGTGTCTCATCCGTAATTTGGATTTGAGGCGCCCTTTTGTTTTATATTAATTTATAATTAGCTGCCGCCACCTGATTCGCCGGCACCGCCGCCACCGGCACCACCGCCATCACCGCCATCACCATCACCACCGCCGGCACTCTGTTCTTGATCCTCTTTTCCTTGTTGTTGTTTTCCTTGTTTTTCTGCCGCTTTAAGCAAGGTTTCCTGCATTTTTTCTTGGAAAAGTGGTGTTTCCAATGTTTGTTGGATCGTTTCTTCAAGGTGTTCGCGGAACTGTTGACTCTTAACTACTTTGAGCATTTGCTCATTCATTTCTGGATTTTGCAATAGTTCAAGCATTTGTTTTTGATAATCAGCATCATTCATTAAACTTTTCATCAGTTTAATATGTTCTTCCTTCATTGATTTTGTATATTCTTTTACAAAATCGACATCTTGAAACAAAGTAGTCCACATTTGTTTCCCTTTGTCGGATACAAGTGCTTCGTTTATAGATTTTTTTACAACATCTGATTCCAAAACTAATTCTTGCTTCATTTTTTCATCTGTCATAATTTCACGTAATGCTTTTTTACCATCTTCTGTTTGTAATATATCAACAACCATTTTCTTAGTTGCATCATAATCTCCTTCTTTGTCAGAGGCATTTCCATTGTTACAGCCACTGATAAGCATGACAGCTAATACGATAACAGTGATAATTATAAGCTTTAGTTTAAACCGATTTATGATCATTTGGAAATCCTCCCTCCTTCCTCCTTAATATGAGTAACTAAGTAAAAAATATTCGTTTTGTAAGGAAAAAACGGTTACTTCATGATAGAATACGGAAGGGAGGGAACTTTTTTCAAACAAAGACAATCAACTTATGTTACATATATAGGGGGAAATGGGTTTGAATAGTCGAAAATTAGTGCATTTCTTTTTTAAAACCTTGTTTATTGGCGGACTTACAGGCCTTTTCACCAGCTTTTTTGTAAAAGCTGAGGAGTATGCAGCGAATCTAAATCCCATTAATTGGATGGAATTATTTGGACTCATTCTATTTTTCATAGGTTTAGGACTAGTATTTAGTGTAGTGAGCCAAACCGGTTTTTTTGCTTACTTATTTATCAATCGTTTTGGGTTAAGCTTATTTCGCTCATTTTGGCCAACTGTTCAGGTCTTATTAATCGCAATTGTTGTTTTTGACTTGGTTTATTTTCCGTATCAAGCTACGAAAGATGAGGTAGCTATTTATTGGTATATCATCATGTCAGCAGTAATTTTAACTTATGGCTTCATCGTGGCAAAATTAAAGGCTAAAGAAACGAATAAGAAAGCGTTTATTCCAGCCTTGTTTTTAATGGTAGTCATAACTACCATTGAGTGGGTTCCTGGCTTACGCACAGAGGGGACAGATTATGCGTGGTTAATGATTATTCCATTACTTTCATGTAATACATACCAACTATTGGCATTACATCGAATTAATCGTGATAATTCCAACTCTAAATCAACCAGAACTGTAAACAAGCAGACAAAAAATAAACAAAGTGGCAAAAATGTTAAAACGTCGGTAAGATGAATTCTTACCGACGTTTTGTTTGTATTTTAAAACAAAAGATGTAGTCGAATTTATGTCGTAAATATTTTGTAACTATGTGTACTAAGATATTCCTTTTGTTAACGATAGACTACTTTTGAATTAGTCGACCAGTTTTGAATTGGCATGTGCTTGGTTAATTAATTCTGTCATCGGAACAAAG is a genomic window of Virgibacillus proomii containing:
- the gerD gene encoding spore germination lipoprotein GerD, whose amino-acid sequence is MIINRFKLKLIIITVIVLAVMLISGCNNGNASDKEGDYDATKKMVVDILQTEDGKKALREIMTDEKMKQELVLESDVVKKSINEALVSDKGKQMWTTLFQDVDFVKEYTKSMKEEHIKLMKSLMNDADYQKQMLELLQNPEMNEQMLKVVKSQQFREHLEETIQQTLETPLFQEKMQETLLKAAEKQGKQQQGKEDQEQSAGGGDGDGGDGGGAGGGGAGESGGGS
- a CDS encoding KinB-signaling pathway activation protein; this encodes MNSRKLVHFFFKTLFIGGLTGLFTSFFVKAEEYAANLNPINWMELFGLILFFIGLGLVFSVVSQTGFFAYLFINRFGLSLFRSFWPTVQVLLIAIVVFDLVYFPYQATKDEVAIYWYIIMSAVILTYGFIVAKLKAKETNKKAFIPALFLMVVITTIEWVPGLRTEGTDYAWLMIIPLLSCNTYQLLALHRINRDNSNSKSTRTVNKQTKNKQSGKNVKTSVR
- the cwlD gene encoding N-acetylmuramoyl-L-alanine amidase CwlD, with the translated sequence MKRGYQIIIWIAGAILLVYLIWLPIRENQASTSGSSFSLPLSGKTIVIDPGHGGPDGGAVGKDNTQEKDISLKVSKMLQKYLQQVGALVYLTRETDKDLASSETKGFSKRKSEDIRNRLAFIHEKEADFFITLHLNALPSPKWRGAQTFYNPRKDENRHLAKMIQAELIRNLENTNRTALAINNVYLLKHAEVPGALVEIGFLSNESERELLKDENYQQKVAASVYKGILRYATEDVENEETKN
- a CDS encoding Mrp/NBP35 family ATP-binding protein; translated protein: MLTKEEVIQLLNPVKDPFLHITFEETKGVKEVTIREEKKHVSVKLAIAKTNTAEQMQLQQEVVGILKRNGASTVGLRFEQLPEEIIRKYQPVADQKQEAALMGGDTKTKFIAVSSGKGGVGKSTVTVNLAVSLMRLGKKVGIIDADIYGFSVPDMMGIEERPKVRGEKIIPVERFGVKVISMGFFVEDNSPIIWRGPMLGKMLNSFFKEVEWGDLDYLLLDLPPGTGDIAMDVHELLPSCKEVIVTTPHPTAAFVAARAGQMALKTNHEILGVVENMAYFESELTGQKEYVFGRGGGKKLAEVLKTKVLGQLPLQQPYEEEDVFAPSVYQQDHPIGQAYHKIAARIVAQLEE
- a CDS encoding DUF948 domain-containing protein, coding for MDWLGIGVTIIGIALFVLVILLIKPLLKLAGVLRNLQNTTSKLPEQVEELTDQVKDTLHMGNKTLHEVNKQVKELTPIFHMVGDATRAANSISASMTNAIMQVRNSKSEGNAFTSKNHLEGIYGLVTLAYFIMQYNKKHNTIDMN